The proteins below are encoded in one region of Bosea sp. BIWAKO-01:
- a CDS encoding NAD(P)-dependent oxidoreductase, protein MKIALIGATGFIGSRLLAELSARGHAVSAITRNPEKVAAATGVTALKGDVFDRDGLASVLADHDAVISAVHFTASDPAVLLAAVKQSGVKRYLVVGGAGSLEVAPGKQLFDTPEFPAIYLAEAKKGGAFLELLKGENKLDWTFLSPSALIQPGERTGTFRLGGDQLLVDAQGKSAISAEDYAIALVDELEKPAHSRRRFTVGY, encoded by the coding sequence ATGAAAATCGCTCTCATTGGCGCTACCGGCTTCATCGGCTCGCGCCTGCTGGCCGAGCTCTCCGCCCGCGGACACGCGGTTTCGGCGATCACCCGCAACCCCGAAAAGGTCGCAGCGGCGACCGGTGTGACGGCGCTGAAGGGCGATGTGTTCGATCGCGACGGGCTGGCCAGTGTGCTCGCCGATCATGACGCGGTGATCAGCGCCGTTCATTTCACCGCGAGCGACCCGGCGGTTCTGCTGGCCGCCGTCAAGCAGTCCGGCGTGAAGCGCTATCTCGTCGTCGGTGGCGCGGGAAGTCTCGAGGTCGCGCCAGGTAAGCAACTGTTCGACACGCCGGAGTTCCCGGCGATCTATCTGGCCGAAGCGAAGAAGGGCGGCGCCTTCCTCGAGCTGCTCAAGGGTGAGAACAAACTGGACTGGACGTTCCTGTCACCCTCAGCGCTGATCCAGCCCGGCGAGCGCACCGGCACGTTCCGCCTCGGCGGGGATCAGCTTCTGGTCGATGCGCAGGGCAAGAGCGCGATTTCGGCCGAGGACTACGCGATCGCACTGGTCGACGAACTGGAGAAGCCAGCCCATTCGCGCCGACGCTTCACTGTCGGTTACTGA
- a CDS encoding Atu4866 domain-containing protein — MARSRLDLRRDGRCGKLRGTAPRAYGGRYESDPSHLYFEDDTGLLALASCVAATCHSAAARYQKA, encoded by the coding sequence ATGGCACGGTCGCGGCTCGATCTGCGCCGCGACGGCCGCTGCGGCAAGCTGCGGGGCACCGCCCCTCGTGCCTATGGCGGCCGCTACGAAAGCGACCCGTCGCATCTCTATTTCGAAGACGATACTGGCCTCCTTGCGCTGGCGAGCTGCGTCGCGGCGACCTGCCACTCGGCGGCCGCCCGCTACCAGAAAGCCTGA